The Choloepus didactylus isolate mChoDid1 chromosome 13, mChoDid1.pri, whole genome shotgun sequence genome contains a region encoding:
- the ATP6AP1L gene encoding V-type proton ATPase subunit S1-like protein, translating into MGRKILFSVSLIFLCVGFSLTLEQILARKNVSSWTSSNKEVVINNDQQNNGDMKPIQNFTIPTTQTLNHNLSKQGHLEKEPWNAFSHHSPVNVSLGGVPCILFWSKRITIKFKNQTRLDLTDEAFGQKATVDSGNSNCSKESAMLSLKFGDAENLKGLAIRFILTSYKKLSFQSWFSLHRVEIISNNSIQATFNATGIYAPWSYSYHCQHVSNLQRYDALLLPSDTEDVSSPWEVTFVDFQIQGFTIQGGQFAKARDCASSFSPAILIGLAMSLILLLVLAYALHMLIYLRYLDRHYDFIASPAHFPQLKARDVAEEKELLRSQGVECYELRSQQICKIYV; encoded by the exons tTCTTGGACATCTTCAAATAAAGAAGTGGTTATAAACAATG ATCAACAGAATAATGGAGATATGAAGCCAATCCAGAATTTCACAATACCAACCACACAG ACTCTCAACCACAATCTGAGCAAACAAGGCCATTTAGAAAAAGAACCTTGGAATGCGTTCAGCCATCATAGTCCAGTTAATGTCTCCCTTGGTGGAGTTCCCTGCATTCTCTTCTGGTCcaaaagaataacaattaaatttaagaatcagACCCGGCTGGACCTTACTGATGAAGCATTTGGACAGAAGGCAACTGTGGACTCTGGCAACTCAAATTGCAGCAAAGAAAGTGCCAT GCTGTCTCTGAAGTTTGGTGATGCTGAAAATCTCAAAGGTCTTGCTATAAG ATTCATCCTTACCAGTTACAAGAAGTTGTCCTTCCAGAGTTGGTTTAGTTTACACCGAGTTGAGATTATTTCCAATAATTCAATCCAAGCAACTTTTAATGCAACTGGCATTTACGCTCCGTGGAGTTACTCCTACCACTGCCAACACGTCAGCAACCTGCAGCGGTACGATGCCCTCTTGCTGCCCAGCGACACAGAGGATGTCTCAAGCCCGTGGGAGGTCACTTTTGTTGATTTCCAG ATCCAAGGCTTTACCATCCAGGGGGGACAATTTGCCAAGGCCCGAGACTGTGCCTCCTCCTTCTCGCCAGCCATTCTGATCGGCCTGGCAATGTCCCTGATTCTGCTGCTGGTGCTGGCCTACGCCCTGCACATGCTCATCTACTTGCGGTATCTCGATCGGCACTACGATTTCATTGCCTCTCCTGCCCACTTCCCACAGTTGAAAGCTCGAGATGTAGCAGAAGAGAAGGAGCTACTGAGGAGCCAGGGAGTTGAATGCTATGAACTGAGAAGCCAACAGATCTGCAAAATTTATGTTTAG